In Mucilaginibacter boryungensis, a single window of DNA contains:
- a CDS encoding autotransporter outer membrane beta-barrel domain-containing protein encodes MKRLIKNYYFLPAILLLTLVSVIAIRCKKPTDGINITVNTSSLFHYTALVQVVDPSGSVPNNLTVTASGPGAGAIYGIDGKKALAAPGGIIALAVHPKMEPTATAPIVFNLTISGPGYLTLVVPVTISSTQNSQVIKANILNLTVATPGVSNASTTAAAVGGTVATTTVLTTPTSVGNPESTTITLPATTKLQDANGNTINASSVSVSANNFNTSQPSTVNLFPGSSLASTNVVDNTGATTSAVFVPAGFVNVDMTAGGVAVKKFSAPVTISMTLDPGFKDPTTGATLVAGNTLGIYSYSNDTGQWKFEQNAPVTGTAPNLSVTFTTNHLTQFFAGKTLAMLAKFAINITAPWYVKGTATNITVTAAIVNGPSYNIYQQTFQLDDLLTFVLDNKLPVPATTTQILLTFTSSTGTTLGNATLTTNGTSVNVTLSAPPANPPVTLLLNLDCTQAKQGAIVTPPDFYLLYKPTGQPVANYAILGQVKNGGLTTTQLSATAAYDFKAILNSNVKEVINHTVAENTAANQTVGGVSFNGTKVPAQNKIDINALCNSLP; translated from the coding sequence ATGAAACGACTTATAAAAAATTATTATTTCCTGCCGGCAATACTATTATTGACCTTGGTTTCGGTAATAGCTATTAGATGTAAAAAGCCGACTGATGGTATTAACATTACTGTAAATACATCAAGCTTGTTTCACTACACTGCTTTAGTGCAGGTTGTAGACCCAAGCGGCTCTGTGCCAAATAATCTTACTGTTACTGCTTCGGGCCCTGGTGCTGGTGCAATTTACGGTATCGACGGAAAAAAAGCCTTGGCCGCCCCAGGTGGTATTATTGCTTTGGCTGTACATCCTAAAATGGAGCCTACAGCCACCGCGCCAATAGTTTTTAATTTAACCATTAGCGGTCCGGGATATTTAACTTTAGTTGTACCTGTAACTATTTCTTCTACTCAAAATAGTCAGGTTATTAAAGCTAACATTTTAAACCTTACCGTTGCAACACCAGGTGTAAGTAATGCCAGCACAACTGCTGCAGCTGTAGGGGGGACTGTTGCTACCACTACGGTTTTAACTACGCCAACAAGCGTCGGTAACCCCGAATCAACAACAATAACATTGCCTGCTACCACTAAACTACAAGATGCAAATGGTAACACCATAAATGCAAGTAGCGTATCCGTATCGGCCAATAACTTTAACACCAGCCAACCATCAACTGTTAACCTGTTCCCTGGTAGTTCATTAGCATCTACCAATGTTGTTGATAACACAGGCGCTACAACATCAGCGGTATTTGTTCCTGCTGGTTTTGTAAACGTTGACATGACTGCCGGTGGTGTTGCTGTTAAAAAATTCAGCGCGCCAGTCACCATATCGATGACACTTGACCCCGGTTTTAAAGACCCAACAACTGGTGCTACGCTTGTAGCGGGTAACACGCTTGGTATTTATAGCTATTCAAATGACACAGGGCAGTGGAAATTCGAGCAAAATGCTCCCGTTACTGGTACAGCTCCTAACTTATCTGTTACCTTTACAACTAATCACTTGACCCAGTTTTTTGCAGGTAAAACATTAGCAATGCTGGCAAAATTCGCTATAAATATTACTGCACCATGGTATGTGAAAGGTACAGCAACTAATATTACCGTTACCGCAGCCATTGTTAATGGGCCAAGCTATAATATTTACCAGCAAACATTCCAACTGGATGATTTATTAACTTTTGTATTGGATAATAAATTACCTGTACCAGCAACCACAACCCAAATATTACTCACGTTTACAAGCAGTACAGGTACGACATTGGGTAATGCTACACTGACTACAAATGGAACAAGTGTTAACGTGACGCTTTCAGCACCACCGGCTAATCCACCTGTTACGCTGTTGCTAAATTTAGATTGTACACAAGCTAAACAAGGCGCTATTGTCACTCCGCCAGATTTTTATTTGCTATACAAGCCGACAGGCCAGCCGGTTGCAAACTATGCTATATTAGGTCAGGTTAAAAACGGTGGTTTAACTACTACTCAATTATCTGCCACTGCAGCATATGACTTCAAAGCTATTTTAAATAGTAATGTTAAAGAAGTTATTAACCATACTGTTGCCGAGAATACTGCAGCTAATCAAACAGTGGGTGGTGTTAGCTTTAATGGTACTAAAGTGCCTGCGCAAAACAAAATTGATATCAACGCCTTGTGTAATTCGTTACCATAG
- a CDS encoding DUF3109 family protein → MIEVGSVLVHEDVVTENFVCNLNRCKGACCLEGDSGAPLNKNELEILEEIYPKVKPYMTPKGIETIEREGTHVTDFEGDYTTPCVDTNKECAYVTWENGITKCAIEKAYEAGDISWKKPISCHLYPIRITNYPEFDVLNYDRWSICSPACSFGNELKVRVHEFLKEPLIRKYGAEWYHELEEQLAGI, encoded by the coding sequence ATGATAGAAGTTGGCAGTGTGCTGGTGCATGAAGATGTTGTGACCGAAAATTTTGTGTGTAATCTTAACAGGTGCAAAGGGGCCTGTTGCCTGGAAGGCGACTCGGGTGCACCGTTAAATAAAAATGAGCTGGAGATACTGGAAGAAATATATCCGAAAGTAAAGCCATATATGACACCGAAAGGGATAGAAACTATTGAACGTGAGGGCACCCACGTAACCGACTTTGAAGGCGATTATACTACTCCGTGTGTGGATACTAACAAAGAATGTGCGTATGTAACCTGGGAAAATGGTATCACCAAATGTGCTATAGAGAAAGCTTACGAAGCGGGTGATATCAGCTGGAAGAAACCTATATCGTGTCATTTATATCCCATTCGCATAACTAATTACCCCGAATTTGATGTGCTGAATTACGATCGCTGGAGCATATGCAGCCCGGCCTGTAGCTTTGGTAACGAGCTTAAAGTACGTGTGCACGAGTTTTTAAAAGAACCATTGATCCGTAAATATGGCGCCGAATGGTACCACGAACTTGAAGAACAATTAGCAGGTATTTGA
- a CDS encoding DUF3108 domain-containing protein has translation MRVLFPLLFLLNAAYAFAQEPYKNTEEVFKVGEQLNYKMKYGFFTAAEAHLRVEESDIKFDGKPAYHIIADGNTAGTFDVFYTVRNRYESYIDKTTLLPYMYTENRHEGSWRHTDKVLFDHKEGKITANKGIYQFKGKVFDFPSAYYFARCLDVSKLKIGEQLQLRYFLEDSIQTLSITYVGKEKVSCALGTFNCLKFNPTIIPGRIFRKNSKLYLWITDDQNRIPVKAHVEVIVGSLTMELTDAKNLKYPLNPISK, from the coding sequence ATGAGAGTACTATTCCCTTTATTATTCCTTTTGAATGCAGCCTATGCTTTTGCTCAGGAACCATATAAAAACACCGAAGAAGTCTTTAAAGTTGGCGAACAACTGAACTATAAAATGAAATACGGCTTCTTTACCGCGGCCGAAGCGCATCTACGGGTTGAGGAATCGGACATTAAATTTGATGGTAAACCAGCTTACCATATTATTGCCGATGGCAATACCGCCGGCACTTTTGATGTTTTTTATACTGTGCGTAACCGTTACGAAAGTTATATTGATAAAACCACGCTGCTGCCTTATATGTATACAGAAAACCGCCATGAAGGTAGCTGGAGACATACCGATAAAGTACTGTTTGACCATAAAGAAGGAAAGATAACTGCCAATAAAGGGATATACCAATTTAAGGGCAAGGTGTTTGATTTTCCGTCGGCTTACTACTTTGCCCGCTGCCTGGATGTAAGTAAGCTGAAGATAGGCGAGCAACTGCAATTGCGCTATTTTTTGGAAGATAGCATACAAACATTAAGCATTACCTATGTGGGCAAAGAGAAAGTAAGTTGTGCTTTAGGTACATTTAATTGCCTGAAGTTTAATCCAACAATTATACCCGGGCGCATATTTCGTAAAAACAGTAAACTTTATCTTTGGATAACCGACGATCAAAACCGCATACCTGTAAAGGCGCATGTAGAGGTAATTGTAGGCAGTCTTACAATGGAGCTTACCGACGCCAAAAATTTGAAATATCCATTAAACCCCATTAGTAAATAG
- a CDS encoding DUF2480 family protein has translation MDIQENIINKVAQSGLVTLDPAAFYPAGDRVVYDIKDNLFHGLILKEKDLREFVKEHDWAQYQGKNVAITCSADAVVPAWAYMLLANRMAPYAREVVFGDAAVMETVLFEKALAATDLEQYRDQRVVIKGCGDTEVPVSAYVELTKRLTPIVKSLMFGEPCSTVPIYKRKD, from the coding sequence ATGGACATACAGGAAAATATCATTAACAAAGTGGCCCAAAGCGGCCTGGTTACGCTTGACCCAGCTGCATTTTATCCGGCCGGAGATAGGGTGGTGTATGATATAAAAGATAATTTATTTCATGGACTGATCCTTAAAGAGAAAGATCTCAGGGAGTTTGTAAAAGAACACGATTGGGCACAGTACCAAGGTAAAAACGTGGCCATAACCTGTAGCGCCGATGCTGTTGTGCCAGCCTGGGCCTATATGTTATTAGCCAACCGTATGGCACCCTATGCTCGCGAAGTTGTTTTTGGCGATGCAGCTGTGATGGAGACCGTATTGTTTGAAAAAGCACTGGCGGCTACCGATCTGGAACAATATCGCGACCAAAGAGTAGTTATAAAAGGATGCGGTGATACAGAGGTACCCGTGTCGGCCTATGTGGAGTTAACTAAACGGCTTACCCCAATTGTTAAAAGCCTGATGTTTGGCGAACCATGCTCAACTGTGCCCATTTATAAACGTAAGGATTAA
- a CDS encoding peptidylprolyl isomerase, with amino-acid sequence MGIMNFLRERMGKILAIVIGLALFAFIIGEVARSGSSFMRGSQNDLGEVAGEKVPYDQFSKKVDQNTKNFLQQSGQAPTPQITGYIQETTWNEFVSKIILNKEIDKLGIVVGVDETRSMISGNNPNPQIVQAFGDQKTGQIDRQRLNMFLNNVATAKADDPMKVQWNEFVATMVESKKAEKYMSLVRNGLYVNSLDAKDDYEARNKLVNFKYAELDYASIPDSKVTLTDDDYSSYYNDHKGQFKNPQELRSFEYVSFNASPSKEDTAAVKTQIDKLATDFKTATNDSLFVQVNAETKTPLTYLHKGQLEPKLDSVMFNAAKGQVYGPYFSNGSYKVAKLVDSRVGPDSVKASHILLNPATEGGVDKAKAKADSLKKLIAGGASFAELAKKFSTDKTSGEKGGELGTFGRGAMIPAFEEAVFDGKKGDLKVVTTQFGVHIIKIDDQKGSSKVVKVAIVDKPLVASSKTQSAAYAKAQAFLASLTKDNFTAESQKQGLQIKKADDVNGVAAALPGLDNAREIVRWAFKADKGDYSDQVFTSGNQYVIPRLTVIKPAGTLPLDVVKKQIENDVRIMVKGKTLIAKLEAAMSGASSIDAVAQKAGTKAVPVENIVFANPVIPGLTAEYKVVGTLFGLQLHKLSKPVAGVHGVYVVEPESFINPAPMGDASKQRQQIAQAIAQRADNMVFDALKDKANVKDYRAKFL; translated from the coding sequence ATGGGTATAATGAATTTTTTGCGGGAACGGATGGGAAAGATTCTCGCAATTGTGATTGGTTTGGCGTTGTTTGCTTTTATTATTGGTGAGGTTGCAAGATCCGGCAGTTCATTTATGCGCGGTTCACAAAACGATTTAGGTGAAGTAGCAGGTGAAAAAGTGCCTTACGATCAGTTTTCGAAAAAGGTTGATCAGAATACAAAGAACTTCCTGCAGCAATCGGGCCAGGCACCTACGCCTCAAATAACAGGATATATTCAGGAAACCACCTGGAACGAGTTTGTAAGCAAGATCATCCTTAATAAGGAGATTGATAAACTGGGTATAGTAGTTGGAGTTGACGAAACCCGCTCGATGATCAGCGGTAACAATCCAAACCCGCAAATAGTACAGGCCTTCGGCGATCAGAAAACCGGGCAGATAGACAGGCAAAGATTAAACATGTTCCTTAACAATGTGGCAACAGCAAAAGCTGATGACCCTATGAAGGTGCAATGGAATGAATTTGTGGCCACCATGGTGGAGTCAAAAAAGGCTGAAAAATACATGTCGTTAGTGCGCAATGGCCTGTATGTTAACTCGCTTGATGCTAAAGATGATTACGAAGCAAGGAACAAGCTGGTTAACTTTAAATATGCCGAGTTGGATTATGCATCTATCCCTGATAGCAAAGTAACCTTAACCGACGACGATTACAGCAGTTACTATAATGACCATAAAGGGCAGTTCAAAAATCCACAGGAACTACGCAGCTTTGAGTATGTAAGTTTTAACGCGTCGCCATCAAAAGAAGATACCGCAGCGGTAAAAACACAAATTGATAAGTTAGCCACCGATTTTAAAACAGCTACCAACGATTCGCTTTTTGTACAGGTAAATGCCGAAACAAAAACACCATTAACTTACCTGCACAAAGGCCAGTTAGAACCAAAGCTGGATTCGGTAATGTTTAACGCCGCAAAAGGCCAGGTATACGGCCCTTACTTTAGCAATGGCAGTTATAAGGTTGCCAAGTTGGTTGATAGCCGTGTAGGCCCCGACTCGGTTAAAGCAAGTCATATTTTGTTAAACCCGGCTACCGAAGGCGGTGTAGATAAGGCTAAAGCTAAAGCCGACTCTTTAAAGAAACTAATTGCCGGTGGCGCTTCTTTTGCAGAATTAGCTAAAAAATTCTCGACCGATAAAACGTCGGGAGAAAAAGGCGGCGAGCTGGGTACATTCGGCCGCGGCGCTATGATCCCTGCTTTTGAAGAAGCGGTGTTTGATGGTAAAAAAGGCGATTTGAAAGTAGTTACCACGCAATTTGGTGTACACATTATAAAAATAGACGATCAGAAAGGGTCTTCGAAAGTAGTTAAGGTAGCTATAGTTGATAAGCCTTTAGTTGCCAGCAGTAAAACGCAATCTGCGGCATATGCCAAAGCGCAGGCGTTCCTGGCATCTTTAACTAAAGATAATTTTACAGCCGAAAGCCAAAAACAAGGTTTGCAAATAAAAAAGGCAGATGATGTAAACGGTGTTGCTGCGGCATTGCCCGGCTTGGATAACGCCCGCGAAATTGTAAGATGGGCCTTTAAAGCCGATAAAGGCGACTATAGCGATCAGGTGTTTACCTCAGGTAACCAATACGTTATTCCGCGTTTAACAGTAATTAAACCAGCAGGTACTTTGCCACTTGATGTTGTTAAAAAACAAATTGAAAATGATGTGCGCATTATGGTTAAAGGCAAAACGTTAATTGCTAAGCTTGAAGCTGCTATGAGTGGCGCTTCATCAATTGATGCGGTTGCACAAAAAGCCGGTACCAAAGCAGTGCCTGTTGAAAATATTGTATTTGCTAATCCTGTTATCCCGGGTTTAACTGCTGAATATAAAGTAGTTGGTACCTTGTTTGGCCTGCAATTACACAAACTGTCTAAACCGGTAGCGGGCGTGCATGGCGTATATGTAGTTGAACCCGAAAGCTTTATTAACCCTGCGCCAATGGGCGATGCTTCAAAACAAAGGCAGCAAATTGCACAAGCTATTGCTCAGCGTGCCGACAATATGGTGTTTGATGCCTTGAAAGATAAGGCGAATGTAAAAGATTACAGGGCTAAGTTTTTATAA
- the lptC gene encoding LPS export ABC transporter periplasmic protein LptC — translation MYRRVNYLLCFLLSASLGLMLLSACTNDLKKIREISAKEVNSPADTTRGVDVIFSDSAKVKARLITPLMLEYPISKDNKEIYRKMPKGLKVIFFDKDHKESGTIVADTGYNYEARQLIFLKKNVVITSAKGDVFKSDELNWNMATHQITSNKPIDIRMANGNILHATAMETNEKFDPYVFKNQTGLIYVNRNLDQ, via the coding sequence ATGTATAGGCGGGTTAATTATTTGCTGTGCTTTTTATTATCCGCAAGTTTGGGCCTTATGCTATTAAGCGCCTGTACCAACGATCTGAAGAAGATCCGGGAAATATCTGCTAAAGAAGTAAACAGCCCGGCCGATACCACCCGCGGGGTAGATGTGATATTTAGCGACTCGGCTAAAGTAAAGGCACGCCTGATAACCCCATTAATGCTGGAATACCCTATAAGCAAAGACAATAAGGAAATATACAGGAAGATGCCTAAGGGCCTTAAGGTTATTTTCTTTGACAAAGACCATAAAGAATCGGGCACTATTGTGGCCGATACCGGGTATAACTACGAAGCAAGGCAATTGATATTTCTGAAAAAAAATGTGGTGATCACCAGCGCTAAAGGCGATGTTTTTAAATCGGACGAGTTGAACTGGAACATGGCTACCCATCAGATAACCAGTAACAAGCCTATTGATATTAGAATGGCCAACGGTAATATCCTGCATGCAACCGCTATGGAGACTAACGAAAAATTTGACCCATATGTATTTAAAAATCAAACGGGGCTTATCTATGTCAACCGGAATTTAGATCAGTAA
- a CDS encoding PorV/PorQ family protein → MIKYYRALTVFLLSVAVTTAMAQSTATTSSPYSRYGLGTIDPILLPQNVAMGGIGVATNQINGYNNVNPLNPASYSSMRLTVLDIGMYGNFSSFSKAGQANQTNSNFRLSHIAVGVPVSQHSALSFGLLPYSEVGYKYTQTLSRGYGTGSPTDTNVVNNVYSGEGGLSKAYLGYGFDIGRHLAVGANVSYIFGNLKQFSSTEFPNLYGAFNSRQETNNAIGGLNYDFGAQYTIDFTTERRLTLGYSGSAGTKLNSQSSFIVSQYQVDFTNDNEAVAADTIVNKQNPYTKIQLPLINRFGLAYQYDRHFLIGADYSMGNWSKLTIGGANQGLQNTQSVNIGGQITPNANSLHSYWAVMDYRLGVHFDKTYVAINNQDIKQEGLTFGLGLPLKASGTSFYKINIAGEFGQRGTLSNSLVKEKYFNVHLSFTLNDKWFQKYKFD, encoded by the coding sequence ATGATTAAATACTACAGGGCTTTAACTGTTTTTTTACTGTCAGTAGCCGTAACAACGGCCATGGCGCAATCAACCGCAACTACCAGTTCCCCTTATTCAAGATATGGTTTAGGTACTATCGACCCAATTTTATTGCCGCAAAATGTGGCAATGGGTGGCATAGGTGTAGCAACTAACCAAATAAACGGTTATAATAATGTTAACCCGTTAAACCCTGCTTCCTATTCATCAATGCGCTTAACCGTGCTTGATATTGGCATGTACGGTAACTTTTCAAGTTTCAGCAAAGCAGGGCAGGCTAATCAAACTAATTCAAATTTCAGGTTAAGCCACATAGCTGTAGGGGTGCCGGTTAGCCAGCATTCGGCTTTAAGCTTTGGGTTATTGCCATATAGCGAAGTGGGTTATAAATACACCCAAACATTAAGTCGTGGTTACGGCACAGGCTCGCCTACCGATACCAATGTAGTTAATAACGTTTACAGTGGCGAGGGGGGGTTATCAAAAGCTTATTTAGGTTATGGATTTGATATCGGCAGGCATTTGGCTGTAGGCGCTAACGTATCATATATATTTGGTAACCTGAAACAATTCAGTTCAACCGAGTTCCCTAACTTATACGGCGCGTTTAACTCGCGTCAGGAAACCAATAATGCTATTGGCGGGTTGAATTACGATTTTGGCGCCCAATATACTATCGATTTTACAACCGAGCGCCGCTTAACACTGGGCTATTCAGGTTCGGCTGGTACAAAGCTTAATTCGCAAAGCAGTTTTATTGTAAGCCAATACCAGGTTGATTTTACAAACGATAATGAAGCCGTAGCTGCAGATACTATTGTAAATAAGCAAAACCCTTATACTAAAATTCAATTGCCTTTAATTAACCGCTTTGGTTTAGCTTATCAGTACGACCGTCATTTCCTGATAGGTGCCGATTATAGCATGGGTAATTGGTCTAAATTAACTATAGGAGGGGCTAACCAGGGTTTGCAAAACACCCAAAGCGTTAACATTGGCGGACAAATTACACCAAATGCCAACTCGCTGCATAGCTACTGGGCAGTGATGGATTATCGGTTGGGGGTACACTTTGATAAAACTTATGTTGCTATAAATAATCAGGATATCAAGCAAGAAGGGCTTACCTTTGGCCTGGGCCTGCCGTTAAAAGCCAGCGGTACCAGCTTCTATAAAATAAACATTGCAGGCGAGTTTGGCCAGCGCGGTACACTAAGCAATTCGCTGGTTAAAGAAAAATACTTTAACGTACATTTAAGCTTTACGCTTAACGATAAGTGGTTCCAAAAATATAAGTTCGATTAA
- a CDS encoding type III pantothenate kinase, with protein sequence MANLVIDIGNSYTKAAVFNNNELLKIEHYKTIDIPQLSGLTDGYTINQTIISSVKKEKDSWEEELKANMPLVYFTREMATQITNHYRTPQTLGIDRLAAVMGAHCLYPDKDNLVIDAGTCITYDYVDAGGNYYGGSISPGLQMRFKAMHNYTAALPLVNADSNFGQMFGADTESAILSGVQNGLKYELTGFIENYRNGKPQLNILLTGGDGIFFDTLLKNSIFAPYIKNEPYLVLQGLNAAIQQHND encoded by the coding sequence ATGGCCAACCTGGTTATAGATATTGGCAATAGCTATACCAAAGCAGCGGTTTTTAATAACAATGAACTGCTGAAAATTGAACATTATAAAACTATTGATATACCCCAGCTGAGCGGGTTGACGGATGGGTATACTATTAACCAGACCATCATATCGTCGGTTAAAAAGGAAAAGGATAGCTGGGAAGAAGAATTAAAAGCAAATATGCCCCTGGTATATTTTACAAGGGAAATGGCAACGCAAATAACAAACCACTACCGCACGCCGCAAACTTTGGGTATAGACCGTTTGGCAGCAGTTATGGGGGCGCATTGTTTATATCCTGATAAAGATAACCTGGTAATAGACGCAGGCACCTGCATTACTTACGATTATGTAGATGCGGGTGGAAATTATTACGGTGGCAGCATATCGCCGGGGTTGCAAATGCGTTTTAAGGCCATGCATAATTATACAGCGGCTTTACCGTTAGTAAACGCGGACAGTAATTTTGGCCAAATGTTTGGTGCAGATACCGAAAGCGCCATATTATCGGGTGTGCAAAATGGCCTTAAATATGAATTAACGGGCTTTATTGAAAATTACCGCAATGGTAAGCCCCAACTAAATATACTATTAACCGGGGGCGATGGGATTTTTTTTGATACACTATTAAAAAATAGCATCTTTGCCCCCTATATTAAAAATGAACCTTATTTGGTTCTGCAAGGATTAAACGCAGCGATACAACAGCATAATGATTAA
- the purQ gene encoding phosphoribosylformylglycinamidine synthase subunit PurQ — protein sequence MKFGVITFPGSNCDADIIYVLEKIMGQQVVPLWHKSHDLQGVDFVVLPGGFSFGDYLRSGAIARFSPIMQEVIQFAAKGGYVLGICNGFQILTEAGLLPGALLHNSNRKFICRNIYLKAQTTQSLLTAQIDPNRALKIPIAHGEGNYFADADVLKAINDNNQVMFRYCDEAGNITADANPNGSIENIAGVTNASRNVFGLMPHPERASDTLVANEDGLAIFESILSLVKA from the coding sequence ATGAAATTTGGCGTAATCACTTTCCCGGGGTCCAATTGCGATGCGGACATTATCTATGTTTTAGAAAAAATAATGGGCCAGCAGGTAGTTCCGTTATGGCATAAAAGCCACGATCTGCAAGGTGTAGACTTTGTTGTACTGCCCGGCGGTTTCTCTTTTGGCGATTATCTGCGTTCAGGCGCTATCGCGCGTTTTTCGCCCATTATGCAGGAAGTGATCCAATTTGCCGCTAAAGGCGGTTATGTATTGGGTATTTGCAATGGTTTCCAAATACTTACCGAGGCCGGTTTATTGCCAGGCGCTTTATTGCACAATAGCAACCGCAAGTTTATTTGCCGTAATATTTATTTGAAAGCGCAAACAACACAATCGCTGTTAACGGCACAGATTGATCCTAATCGTGCTTTGAAAATACCAATAGCCCATGGCGAAGGGAACTATTTTGCCGATGCCGATGTGCTGAAAGCCATAAATGATAATAACCAGGTAATGTTCCGTTATTGTGACGAAGCCGGTAATATTACTGCCGATGCTAACCCTAACGGATCTATCGAAAATATTGCCGGGGTAACTAATGCCAGCCGCAATGTGTTTGGCCTGATGCCGCACCCTGAACGTGCTTCGGATACCCTTGTAGCGAACGAGGACGGCCTGGCCATTTTTGAATCGATATTATCGCTGGTTAAAGCCTAA
- a CDS encoding DUF6427 family protein, producing MISAFRNYNPINIFWLAILLVILRVCYLYNAPANTELVLVESFARSLVPGNNINTTSLPVSVLIAGVIVFIQALLINYVVNLYNLFGKSSFLPALMYVTVSGLFTPFLTLSQPLICNFLVIWMIYKLLSFYKNQDIKSNAYDLGMIVGLGSIFYLPFIYFFLVIWVALIIFRPFDWRDWAASIMGYVTVFFFLAVYDYLTDHIHDFYKIWLPLGTAFPGSIKILNYYNYLLLIPVIIILILCFFRLRSNFFKSYVLVRKSFQLFFFTFIIAGLAFYVKADFRLNHFLLCAIPVAIFFAYYFLYATSRWFYETLYFLLFAGIIYFQFNTF from the coding sequence ATGATCTCTGCTTTCAGGAACTATAACCCGATTAACATTTTTTGGCTGGCTATACTGCTGGTAATATTGCGCGTTTGTTATTTGTACAACGCACCTGCCAATACCGAACTTGTTTTAGTAGAATCATTTGCCCGGTCGCTGGTACCGGGGAACAATATAAATACCACATCCCTGCCTGTTAGCGTTTTAATTGCCGGCGTAATTGTATTTATACAAGCATTGTTAATTAACTATGTAGTTAACCTTTATAATCTTTTCGGCAAATCGTCATTTTTACCGGCGTTGATGTATGTTACGGTATCGGGGTTATTTACCCCGTTTTTAACGTTAAGCCAGCCATTGATCTGTAATTTCCTGGTAATATGGATGATATATAAGCTGCTGAGTTTTTATAAAAATCAGGATATAAAATCAAACGCGTACGATCTGGGGATGATTGTTGGGCTGGGCAGTATTTTCTATCTGCCGTTTATTTACTTTTTTTTAGTGATATGGGTTGCCCTGATTATTTTTCGCCCGTTTGATTGGCGCGACTGGGCAGCATCCATTATGGGCTATGTTACCGTTTTCTTCTTCCTGGCGGTATATGATTATCTTACAGATCATATCCACGATTTTTATAAGATATGGCTGCCGCTTGGTACGGCATTCCCGGGCAGCATTAAAATTCTTAACTACTATAACTACCTGTTGCTGATACCGGTTATCATTATTCTTATTCTTTGTTTTTTCAGGCTGCGCAGCAATTTCTTTAAAAGTTATGTGCTGGTGCGCAAATCGTTCCAGTTATTTTTCTTCACCTTTATCATCGCCGGACTGGCATTTTACGTAAAGGCCGATTTTAGGTTGAACCACTTTTTGCTGTGTGCTATACCCGTAGCCATCTTTTTTGCCTACTACTTTTTGTATGCTACCAGCCGCTGGTTTTATGAAACGCTGTACTTTTTACTGTTTGCAGGTATTATTTACTTCCAGTTTAACACTTTTTAA